The nucleotide sequence CGGGCCTGCTCGACGCCGGCTGACGAGTTCACCCGCTCCGGGTGAGGCCGCCTCATCCGGAGCACCGGCAGCCTGGACGGTGTGCGCGGTCCGTCCACCGGCGCGACCGCGCGGCCGAGGAGGAGGTGGGGTCATGACGGTGCGGGTCGTAGCGGATCGCCGCCGCGGTGGGGTGCTGCACGTGATCGGGAACTCCGGCACACCCCGGCGGGGCGGCCGGCCCGGTCGGTTCAGCCCGACCCGGCTCTGGCGGGGGCCCAGCGGGCCACCGCGACGCACCGACGACCGACGCTGGGAAACCGACGCACGGGGGTGGGCAGATGGCTGAGCAGATGATTTCCGCGTTCGAGTCCTCGCTGGACAAGACCAACGTGATGCTCAAGGAGATCGAGTCGGCGTACGGCTGGCCGAAGGAGCAGCGCAACCAGTCCTACGCGGCGATGCGCACGGTGCTGCACCTGCTGCGGGACCGGATGCCGGTGGGGCAGAGCGTCGAGTTCGCCCAGCAGTTGCCGGTGCTGCTGCGGGGCGTCTACTTCGACGGGTGGCAGCCGGAGAACGTGCCGATCAAGCTGAACCGCGAGGACTTCCTCTACGAGGTCCGCCAGGGCTTCCCGTACGACGTGGAGGGCGGTACCGAGCGGGTGGTGCAGGTGGTGCTGGACACCCTGCGCAAGCACGTGACCCAGGGCGAATGGGAGGACGTCAAGTCGGCGATGCCGAAGGACCTGGGTCGGATGATCCCGTGACCCCACCGTCCCCGGCCCGTTCCGCCAGCCCGGCGGGGCGGGCCGGCGGCGTGCGGGTGACCGGCAGCCCCGCCCGCCGGGCCAGCGCCGCGAAGGCCACCGCGTCGACGATCGCCGCGCCGCCGGGGTCGTTGTTGAAGTAGACGTACGCCGGTTCGCCCGCCGGGAAGGCGGAGGCGAGCCGGCGCACCCAGGTGGCCAGCGCGGCGCGGCCGTAGCGGGGCCACGGCCGGGCCCGGCCCTCGTGCAGCCGCAGGTAGCCGAAGTCGGTGGTGCGCCACAGCGGGGTGATCGGCCGGCTCAGCCGGTCCGCCCAGACCAGCGCCGCCCGGTGGCGTTCCAGGACGCGCCGGGTGTCGTCGGTCCACCAGGACGGGTGCCGGGGCTCAACGGCCACCCGCACCTCGACGGGAAACAGGCGCAGTGTCGCCGCCAAGGCGTCCGGGTCGGCCCGCATGGTGGGTGGGAGTTGGATCAGCACCGGGCCGAGCCGGTCGCCCAGCCCGGTGGCCCGGTCCAGGAAGCGGGCCACCGGCTCGGCCGGCTCCCGCAGCCGCTTGATGTGGGTCAGGTAGCGGCTCATCTTCACCGCCACGCAGAAGTCGTCCGGCGTGCGGTCGCGCCAGGCCACGAAGGTGTCCCGCTCGGGCAGC is from Micromonospora terminaliae and encodes:
- a CDS encoding DUF2267 domain-containing protein gives rise to the protein MAEQMISAFESSLDKTNVMLKEIESAYGWPKEQRNQSYAAMRTVLHLLRDRMPVGQSVEFAQQLPVLLRGVYFDGWQPENVPIKLNREDFLYEVRQGFPYDVEGGTERVVQVVLDTLRKHVTQGEWEDVKSAMPKDLGRMIP
- a CDS encoding DUF72 domain-containing protein — its product is MILVGTSGWQYRDWRERFYPAKLPQRLWLEHFAERFATVEVNNAFYRLPERDTFVAWRDRTPDDFCVAVKMSRYLTHIKRLREPAEPVARFLDRATGLGDRLGPVLIQLPPTMRADPDALAATLRLFPVEVRVAVEPRHPSWWTDDTRRVLERHRAALVWADRLSRPITPLWRTTDFGYLRLHEGRARPWPRYGRAALATWVRRLASAFPAGEPAYVYFNNDPGGAAIVDAVAFAALARRAGLPVTRTPPARPAGLAERAGDGGVTGSSDPGPSASPT